In a single window of the uncultured Pseudodesulfovibrio sp. genome:
- a CDS encoding efflux RND transporter periplasmic adaptor subunit: MKRIGIYFITLALFGALLLSGCGNDRLGEAGEAKAPVPGSDLAEAAQMEVPTPAPPKPVSTETFTVRSADRQSSLTGFTRARSSMSLVSEESGRVVRVLADVGDALGRDGLFAELDTTFIKLDLATNRADQQRLKSDLDYNKKEMDRYQALVKTDTAPQSTLDSNIRAHQAALQQLRAKQVEEEVLLERLKRFKLVGPPGWKIVARDIEPGEWVTKGETVAELGRYDVLLVPFALTSEEYRALKDMGDAVTLRLTDLGGSVKARVARVSPGFDPVTRKINVDLEVTKGDFEFRGGIRTELDVILPDPGGAVVVPASALVKAYEEYFLMTPDGKRVRVVLLGSAGDGLRRVSGPDVRPGDVFLLHP; the protein is encoded by the coding sequence ATGAAACGGATCGGAATATATTTCATCACGCTGGCGCTGTTTGGCGCCCTGCTGCTCTCCGGTTGCGGTAACGACCGGCTCGGCGAGGCTGGCGAAGCCAAGGCCCCGGTGCCGGGGAGCGATCTGGCCGAAGCCGCCCAGATGGAGGTTCCCACCCCTGCCCCGCCCAAACCGGTCTCCACGGAGACGTTTACGGTGCGGTCCGCGGACCGGCAATCCTCCCTTACCGGCTTTACCCGCGCCCGCAGCTCCATGAGCCTGGTGTCCGAGGAGTCCGGCCGGGTGGTCAGGGTTCTGGCCGATGTGGGCGACGCGCTCGGTCGCGACGGTCTGTTCGCCGAGCTGGATACCACCTTCATCAAGCTCGACCTGGCCACCAACCGCGCGGACCAACAACGCCTCAAGAGCGATCTGGATTACAACAAGAAGGAGATGGATCGGTATCAGGCGCTGGTCAAGACCGACACCGCGCCCCAATCCACCCTGGACTCCAACATTCGCGCTCATCAGGCCGCCCTGCAGCAGCTGCGGGCCAAGCAGGTGGAGGAGGAAGTTCTTCTGGAGCGGCTGAAGCGGTTCAAGCTGGTCGGCCCTCCCGGCTGGAAGATCGTGGCCCGTGATATCGAGCCCGGCGAATGGGTCACCAAGGGCGAGACCGTGGCCGAGTTGGGACGCTACGACGTCCTGCTCGTGCCCTTTGCCCTGACCAGCGAGGAGTACCGCGCCCTCAAGGATATGGGGGACGCCGTAACCCTGCGCCTGACCGACCTGGGCGGCTCGGTGAAAGCCCGTGTGGCCCGTGTCTCGCCGGGCTTTGATCCGGTCACGAGAAAGATCAACGTGGACCTGGAGGTCACTAAGGGCGATTTCGAGTTCCGGGGCGGCATCCGTACCGAACTGGATGTGATCCTGCCCGATCCCGGCGGGGCCGTGGTCGTGCCCGCGTCTGCGCTGGTCAAGGCATACGAGGAGTATTTCCTGATGACTCCGGACGGGAAACGCGTCCGCGTGGTCCTGCTCGGCTCTGCGGGCGATGGCCTGCGTCGGGTTTCCGGCCCGGACGTGCGCCCCGGCGACGTTTTCCTCCTCCACCCCTAA
- a CDS encoding TetR/AcrR family transcriptional regulator: MTTKNRREREREKMRRRILDAARQLFVKEGFDNVSLRRIASRIEYSPAALYRYFRNKKEILSALREEGFASFVERQERSRERFPDPLERLRAGAREYIRFALAEPDHYHLMFSTSCGQVDLDGEWAASSLRSFNMFRDLVIECAATGRFGEVEPDAMVFALWGQLHGLVHLIATGQMAALSNGADLDALLDRIIGFGLRPGLGNQQSTPEEERR; encoded by the coding sequence ATGACCACGAAAAACAGACGGGAACGTGAAAGGGAAAAGATGCGGCGGCGCATTCTGGACGCGGCCAGACAACTCTTTGTCAAAGAGGGGTTCGACAATGTCTCGCTGCGGCGCATCGCATCGCGCATCGAGTACAGCCCGGCAGCATTGTACCGCTATTTCCGGAACAAGAAGGAGATCCTCTCCGCCTTGCGCGAAGAGGGGTTCGCCAGCTTCGTGGAGCGGCAGGAGCGCTCCAGGGAGCGGTTCCCGGACCCGCTTGAGCGACTGCGGGCTGGAGCGCGCGAATATATCCGGTTCGCACTGGCGGAACCGGACCATTATCACCTGATGTTCAGCACCAGTTGCGGACAGGTGGACCTGGACGGGGAATGGGCCGCCAGCTCCTTGCGTTCCTTCAACATGTTCCGCGATCTGGTCATCGAATGCGCTGCCACCGGCAGATTCGGCGAGGTGGAGCCCGACGCCATGGTCTTTGCCCTGTGGGGGCAGCTCCATGGCTTGGTTCATCTCATCGCCACCGGTCAGATGGCGGCATTGAGCAACGGCGCGGACCTGGATGCTCTGCTGGACCGGATCATCGGGTTCGGCCTGCGTCCGGGCCTCGGGAATCAGCAATCAACGCCGGAAGAAGAAAGGCGGTAG
- a CDS encoding TetR/AcrR family transcriptional regulator yields MERETLRDQRKAETRQRIQDAARLLIARDGFEATTMRGLAREAGVGLGTIALHFQDKTSLLFSAFFDEISEVTRKAIEGSPKDVPLREQFQHMLRTMYGYYGEHTLFLRAVVKEALFATGEWKERFDSQLSEAVDKVAALVEARKATGEVRPDVSAPDVAMICWSLYSAGLIDGLNRELFDADALVHAVMARLDIVLNGVLAGCGHGAK; encoded by the coding sequence ATTGCGGGACCAGCGCAAGGCGGAGACGCGGCAGCGAATCCAGGATGCGGCTCGTCTGCTGATAGCGCGGGATGGATTCGAGGCAACGACCATGCGCGGTTTGGCCCGTGAAGCCGGGGTGGGTCTTGGCACCATCGCCCTACACTTTCAGGACAAGACTTCCCTGCTTTTTTCCGCGTTTTTCGATGAGATCAGCGAGGTCACGCGAAAGGCAATTGAGGGTTCTCCGAAGGACGTCCCGTTACGGGAACAATTTCAACATATGCTGCGGACAATGTACGGCTACTATGGTGAGCACACATTGTTTCTGCGGGCTGTCGTAAAAGAGGCTCTTTTCGCGACAGGCGAGTGGAAGGAGCGTTTCGATAGCCAGCTATCGGAGGCTGTGGACAAGGTTGCAGCGCTGGTCGAGGCGCGTAAGGCCACAGGCGAAGTCCGACCGGACGTTTCGGCACCGGATGTAGCCATGATCTGCTGGTCCCTCTACTCTGCCGGGCTTATCGACGGACTGAACCGGGAGCTGTTCGACGCTGATGCATTGGTGCACGCGGTCATGGCACGGTTGGACATTGTCCTGAACGGAGTGCTCGCGGGGTGCGGTCATGGAGCGAAGTGA
- a CDS encoding DUF2867 domain-containing protein — MERSEIQRLPGMEGLLEGADHVDVHVMDGSGSVLDLSADILSYRPGWMSALWRVRVWLLRALGQGERAVPGRHGWTGGTLPRCPGDQVGFFSVVRSDGKTHWIAEGKESHLEAVMAVCGTPLSDGQIRFSVVTVVRYHNMAGRIYFNVIKLFHHLVVHAAMRCALSGQG, encoded by the coding sequence ATGGAGCGAAGTGAGATACAAAGACTTCCCGGCATGGAAGGCCTGCTTGAAGGAGCGGACCATGTGGATGTGCACGTCATGGACGGGTCGGGCTCGGTCCTTGATCTGAGCGCTGACATTCTTTCCTACCGGCCCGGCTGGATGTCCGCCCTGTGGCGCGTCAGGGTTTGGCTTCTTCGGGCCTTGGGTCAGGGCGAACGGGCTGTACCCGGCCGACATGGATGGACCGGCGGGACCCTGCCCCGCTGCCCGGGCGATCAGGTCGGCTTTTTCTCCGTGGTTCGATCCGACGGAAAGACGCATTGGATCGCGGAAGGCAAGGAATCGCATCTGGAAGCGGTCATGGCTGTTTGCGGAACGCCGCTTTCCGACGGACAAATACGGTTCAGCGTTGTCACCGTGGTCCGCTATCACAACATGGCTGGGCGCATCTATTTCAATGTGATCAAGCTGTTCCACCATCTTGTGGTCCACGCGGCCATGCGTTGTGCATTGTCTGGTCAGGGGTAG